In a genomic window of Oncorhynchus keta strain PuntledgeMale-10-30-2019 chromosome 28, Oket_V2, whole genome shotgun sequence:
- the LOC118372330 gene encoding acrosin yields the protein MDFRTFGIFLQCALSISVLLSEGSAQGTCGQRPLADAPGGSRVVGGRNAPLGAWPWQVSVQVRSWHLCGGTILNSLWVLTAAHCFTIVPPHRRSSLRVVAGLNVLTEPGQYSQRRYVVEIRAHEKFHHPSYSNDIALLRLSSPLEYTDFVQPVCTVEDEMEEFNLNLNQCFISGWGSTSFKGKPMDTLQEAEVELFERNTCNQIDWYNGYIKNGMICAGFETGGVDTCQGDSGGPLQCFSEDHEKFYIVGVTSFGDACGLPKRPGVYTMASKYSAWLKTTQSRSLSAVCQLDNRFILVLSSVVSRLI from the exons ATGGACTTTAGGACATTTGGAATCTTTTTACAGTGTGCCCTGTCCATAAGTGTATTGTTATCTGAAGGTTCAGCACAAGGAA CATGCGGACAGCGGCCATTGGCGGACGCTCCAGGAGGGTCACGTGTTGTTGGAGGGCGCAATGCACCTTTGGGTGCATGGCCTTGGCAGGTCAGCGTGCAGGTGAGGTCCTGGCACCTCTGTGGCGGGACCATCCTCAACAGCCTCTGGGTGCTCACCGCTGCACACTGCTTCACTATCGTTCC ACCCCATAGGAGGTCCAGTCTGCGCGTGGTGGCAGGACTCAACGTGCTAACAGAACCAGGGCAGTACTCCCAGCGCCGCTATGTTGTGGAGATCAGAGCCCATGAGAAGTTCCACCACCCCAGCTACTCCAACGACATAGCTCTTCTGCGTCTCAGCTCTCCACTGGAGTACACAGACTTTGTCCAGCCTGTCTGTACAGTGGAAGACGAGATGGAGGAGTTCAACTTAAACCTCAACCAGTGTTTCATCAGTGGTTGGGGCAGCACTTCTTTCAAAG GAAAGCCAATGGACACACTGCAAGAAGCTGAGGTGGAGCTGTTTGAGCGAAATACTTGTAACCAGATCGACTGGTACAACGGTTACATCAAGAATGGCATGATCTGTGCTGGCTTTGAGACCGGGGGGGTCGACACATGTCAG GGAGACAGTGGAGGTCCACTCCAGTGCTTCAGTGAGGATCATGAAAAATTCTACATTGTTGGCGTGACAAGTTTTGGGGATGCCTGCGGATTGCCTAAAAGACCCGGAGTGTATACTATGGCCAGCAAGTACTCAGCCTGGCTGAAGACAACTCAGTCAAGATCCCTGTCAGCCGTCTGTCAGCTAGATAACCGTTTCATCTTAGTCCTGTCCAGTGTAGTTTCTAGACTTATCTGA